One genomic segment of Actinoplanes ianthinogenes includes these proteins:
- a CDS encoding PP2C family protein-serine/threonine phosphatase: protein MMERSLAPRTYALNRLERLRILLVEDDEGDAFLVRELLSETEAPFELTVASTLREAGELVAEADCVLLDLGLPDAEGIDGLRKLLSLAGSAAVCVLTGRSDEHLGVQAVAEGAQDYLVKGQVDGVWLVRALRYAVERKRADENARRLREVELRQEESARLERGLLPKPLMQTSEVLVETFYRSGRAAGLLGGDFFDVVQVGDDRLHLIVGDVCGHGVDEAALGVELRVAWRALILAGVPEEQVLASLEQVLITERRAREVFATVASVVIDLPGNRATVRLAGHPPPVVLTEDRAAPVHARTGIVLGVRPTPTPATELEFAGDDWSLLMYTDGLIEGRTGAGDERLDVDGLCKLLDEPDARQVPLTGLPAWLVGRADQNNGGPLTDDVAMLLISRGSGR, encoded by the coding sequence ATGATGGAGCGTTCGCTCGCACCCCGCACGTACGCGCTCAATCGGTTGGAGCGGCTGCGGATTCTGCTGGTCGAGGACGACGAGGGCGACGCCTTCCTGGTCCGTGAGCTGCTCAGCGAGACCGAGGCGCCGTTCGAGCTGACCGTCGCCAGCACCCTGCGCGAGGCCGGTGAGCTGGTCGCCGAGGCCGACTGCGTGCTGCTCGACCTGGGCCTGCCGGACGCCGAGGGCATCGACGGGCTGCGCAAGCTGCTGTCGCTCGCCGGCAGCGCCGCGGTCTGCGTGCTCACCGGCCGTTCCGACGAGCACCTCGGCGTCCAGGCGGTCGCCGAGGGCGCCCAGGACTACCTGGTCAAGGGCCAGGTCGACGGCGTCTGGCTGGTCCGCGCGCTGCGCTACGCGGTGGAGCGCAAACGCGCCGACGAGAACGCCCGCCGGCTGCGCGAGGTGGAGCTGCGCCAGGAGGAGTCGGCCCGGCTGGAACGCGGTCTGCTGCCCAAGCCGCTGATGCAGACCAGCGAGGTCCTGGTCGAGACGTTCTACCGCTCCGGCCGGGCGGCCGGCCTGCTCGGCGGCGACTTCTTCGACGTCGTGCAGGTCGGTGACGACCGGCTGCACCTGATCGTCGGCGACGTCTGCGGGCACGGCGTGGACGAGGCCGCGCTCGGCGTCGAGCTCCGGGTCGCCTGGCGGGCACTGATCCTCGCCGGGGTCCCCGAGGAGCAGGTGCTGGCGTCACTCGAACAGGTACTGATCACCGAGCGGCGGGCCCGGGAGGTGTTCGCCACGGTCGCCTCGGTGGTGATCGACCTGCCGGGCAACCGCGCGACGGTACGGCTGGCCGGGCACCCGCCGCCCGTGGTGCTCACCGAGGACCGGGCCGCGCCGGTGCACGCGCGTACCGGGATCGTGCTGGGGGTGCGTCCTACCCCGACACCCGCTACCGAGTTGGAGTTCGCCGGCGATGACTGGTCCCTGCTGATGTACACCGACGGCCTGATCGAGGGACGCACCGGCGCCGGCGACGAGCGCCTGGACGTCGACGGCCTCTGCAAGCTGCTGGACGAGCCGGACGCGCGCCAGGTCCCGCTGACCGGGCTGCCGGCCTGGCTGGTCGGCCGCGCGGACCAGAACAACGGCGGCCCGCTCACCGACGACGTGGCGATGCTGCTGATCTCCCGGGGGAGTGGGCGGTGA
- a CDS encoding sensor histidine kinase — MKRLDVRSWTLRGRIVALCAVVALILTCLGVFAAVTAAAHNRQLDDVLDRASPMRAAGEALSTAMVDQETGIRGYAITGQDSNLDPYRKGLKDQGDQITRIESLLHPTDRDIQITLDEVKTRIDAWHRTVAEPVIETVRTKGVQAAQDQIEAGNTTQFDELRAAINRMQDHILRLRAATANAAKGSSQTMVAIEIAAALIVLLAGVFLLILLDRLVSRPILDLADQVRQVAAGDYQRHIESAHGSPDLVALAADIDVMRQQIASELTEVREARQQVEWVNQQLQSQAEELTRSNRDLEQFAYVASHDLQEPLRKVASFCQLLQRRYAGQMDERADQYIGFAVDGAQRMQRLINDLLAFSRIGRLTTGFTDVDLDRVLGEVKSQLEARAGGEAEITWSALPTVEGEEPLLTTLFVNLVGNSLKFRRPDVVPEVRITAERDGKEWRINVRDNGIGIEAEFADKVFVIFQRLHARDAYEGTGIGLAIVKKIVEYHGGRIWLDVGVAEGASIWFTLPVLIGADEPDEERESREVVDA; from the coding sequence GTGAAGCGGCTCGACGTACGGTCGTGGACCCTGCGCGGCCGGATCGTCGCGCTCTGTGCGGTGGTCGCCCTGATCCTCACCTGCCTCGGCGTCTTCGCCGCGGTCACCGCGGCCGCGCACAACCGCCAGCTCGACGACGTGCTCGACCGGGCCAGCCCGATGCGCGCCGCCGGCGAGGCGCTGAGCACCGCCATGGTCGACCAGGAGACCGGCATCCGGGGCTACGCGATCACCGGGCAGGATTCCAACCTGGACCCGTACCGTAAAGGTCTGAAAGATCAGGGTGATCAGATCACCCGGATCGAGAGCCTGCTGCACCCCACCGACCGGGACATCCAGATCACGCTGGACGAGGTCAAGACCCGGATCGACGCCTGGCACCGGACGGTGGCCGAGCCGGTCATCGAGACCGTGCGGACCAAGGGCGTGCAGGCCGCGCAGGACCAGATCGAGGCCGGCAACACCACCCAGTTCGACGAGCTCCGCGCCGCGATCAACCGGATGCAGGACCACATCCTGCGGCTGCGGGCGGCCACCGCGAACGCCGCCAAGGGTTCCAGCCAGACCATGGTGGCCATCGAGATCGCCGCCGCCCTGATCGTCCTGCTGGCCGGTGTGTTCCTGCTGATCCTGCTGGACCGGCTGGTCAGCCGCCCGATCCTCGACCTGGCCGACCAGGTGCGGCAGGTGGCGGCCGGGGACTACCAGCGGCACATCGAGAGCGCGCACGGCTCGCCCGACCTGGTCGCGCTGGCCGCCGACATCGACGTGATGCGCCAGCAGATCGCCTCCGAGCTCACCGAGGTGCGGGAGGCGCGCCAGCAGGTCGAGTGGGTCAACCAGCAGTTGCAGAGCCAGGCCGAGGAACTCACCCGGTCGAACCGGGACCTGGAGCAGTTCGCCTACGTCGCCTCGCACGACCTCCAGGAGCCGCTGCGCAAGGTGGCGAGCTTCTGCCAGCTGCTCCAGCGGCGCTACGCCGGGCAGATGGACGAGCGCGCCGACCAGTACATCGGGTTCGCGGTGGACGGCGCGCAGCGGATGCAGCGGCTGATCAACGACCTGCTGGCGTTCTCCCGGATCGGTCGCCTCACCACCGGCTTCACCGACGTCGACCTGGACCGGGTGCTGGGCGAGGTGAAATCGCAGCTGGAGGCACGGGCCGGCGGGGAGGCCGAGATCACCTGGTCCGCGCTGCCCACAGTGGAGGGCGAGGAGCCGCTGCTCACCACGCTCTTCGTCAACCTGGTCGGCAACTCGCTCAAGTTCCGTCGCCCGGACGTCGTGCCCGAGGTGCGGATCACCGCCGAGCGGGACGGCAAGGAGTGGCGGATCAACGTGCGCGACAACGGCATCGGGATCGAGGCCGAGTTCGCCGACAAGGTCTTCGTGATCTTCCAGCGGCTGCACGCGCGGGACGCGTACGAGGGGACCGGCATCGGACTGGCGATCGTCAAGAAAATCGTCGAATACCATGGCGGACGGATCTGGCTGGACGTCGGCGTCGCCGAGGGGGCGTCGATCTGGTTCACGCTTCCGGTGCTGATCGGCGCCGACGAGCCGGACGAGGAGCGGGAGAGCCGAGAGGTGGTGGACGCGTGA
- a CDS encoding response regulator — protein MSIERESGTPIEVLLVEDDPGDVLMTQEAFEEHKVRNRLNVVSDGSEALSYLRREGQYADAVRPDLILLDLNLPKRDGREVLAEIKKDDDLGRIPVVVLTTSSADEDILRSYQLHANAYVTKPVDFERFIAVIRQIDEFFVSVVKLPPRA, from the coding sequence GTGAGCATCGAGCGCGAGAGTGGCACGCCGATCGAGGTGTTGCTGGTCGAGGACGACCCGGGTGACGTCCTGATGACCCAGGAGGCGTTCGAGGAGCACAAGGTCCGCAACCGGCTGAACGTGGTCTCCGACGGTTCCGAGGCGCTGTCCTACCTGCGCCGCGAGGGGCAGTATGCGGACGCGGTCCGTCCCGACCTGATCCTGCTCGACCTCAACCTGCCCAAGCGGGACGGCCGCGAGGTGCTCGCCGAGATCAAGAAGGACGACGACCTGGGCCGGATCCCGGTCGTCGTGCTCACCACCTCGTCCGCCGACGAGGACATCCTGCGCAGCTACCAGCTGCACGCGAACGCGTACGTGACGAAGCCGGTGGATTTCGAGCGGTTCATCGCGGTGATCCGGCAGATCGACGAATTCTTCGTCAGCGTCGTGAAGTTGCCGCCGCGTGCTTGA
- a CDS encoding inositol monophosphatase family protein, with protein sequence MLDQVSDLIREVAQTVVLPRFRRLAADEVHQKGPGDMVTIADQEAERALARGLTALLPGSSVVGEEAVAADPAVRDRVGAGGAVWIVDPVDGTNNFAAGRTPFCVMVALVRDGETTASWILDVVEDRMTVAEAGAGAFRDGERVTARADNPGPGDLHGVIANRYFPGDIRAHVDAHATTLGGFTTGRHCAGFEYPAIATDLQQFAMFWRILPWDHAPGTLIVREAGGVARHLDGEDYRPAHRRKGLLVAANEEIWKTVHTTLFPDGPPTIED encoded by the coding sequence GTGCTTGATCAAGTTTCCGACCTGATCCGGGAGGTCGCGCAGACCGTCGTGCTGCCCCGCTTCCGGCGGCTGGCGGCCGACGAGGTGCACCAGAAAGGCCCCGGTGACATGGTCACCATCGCCGACCAGGAGGCCGAGCGGGCGCTGGCCCGAGGCCTGACCGCGCTGCTGCCCGGGTCGTCCGTGGTCGGCGAGGAGGCGGTCGCGGCCGACCCCGCGGTGCGCGACCGGGTCGGTGCGGGCGGCGCGGTCTGGATCGTCGACCCGGTCGACGGCACCAACAACTTCGCCGCCGGGCGGACGCCGTTCTGCGTGATGGTCGCGCTGGTCCGTGACGGGGAGACGACCGCGTCCTGGATCCTCGACGTGGTCGAGGACCGGATGACCGTGGCCGAGGCCGGCGCCGGCGCCTTCCGGGACGGCGAGCGGGTCACCGCCCGGGCCGACAACCCCGGGCCGGGCGACCTGCACGGCGTGATCGCCAACCGGTACTTCCCGGGCGACATCCGGGCGCACGTCGACGCGCACGCGACCACGCTGGGCGGCTTCACCACCGGCCGGCACTGCGCCGGTTTCGAGTACCCGGCGATCGCCACCGACCTCCAGCAGTTCGCCATGTTCTGGCGGATCCTGCCGTGGGACCACGCGCCCGGCACGCTGATCGTCCGCGAGGCCGGCGGCGTGGCACGGCACCTGGACGGCGAGGACTACCGGCCGGCGCACCGGCGCAAGGGCCTGCTGGTCGCGGCGAACGAGGAGATCTGGAAGACCGTGCACACCACCCTCTTCCCGGACGGACCGCCCACGATCGAGGACTGA